A portion of the Chlamydia avium 10DC88 genome contains these proteins:
- a CDS encoding Asp23/Gls24 family envelope stress response protein, which yields MDKQNLKLDVKEIEFPETVFSRDIETRVIQVIILHCLAKINGVSLLGGNLIDTLFGRDIERMKGIYVEQDSKNHLVKVRVEVNVDYGVSIPEKTEEIQGCIVSEISEYTGLHVAAVHVIVKGLTQPKDRSESEEEIEELCAADLPSAEDFLEEIKEIES from the coding sequence ATGGATAAACAGAATTTAAAGCTCGATGTTAAAGAAATCGAATTCCCAGAAACTGTGTTTAGTCGGGATATAGAAACTCGTGTTATTCAAGTAATTATCTTGCATTGTTTGGCAAAAATTAATGGGGTGTCTCTTTTAGGCGGGAACTTAATCGATACCCTGTTTGGTAGAGATATTGAAAGAATGAAGGGAATTTATGTAGAACAAGATTCCAAAAATCATTTAGTTAAGGTTCGTGTCGAAGTCAATGTAGATTATGGAGTCTCAATCCCAGAAAAAACCGAAGAAATTCAGGGATGTATCGTTTCAGAAATTTCAGAATATACAGGATTACACGTAGCCGCTGTTCACGTAATTGTTAAAGGGTTAACACAACCTAAAGATCGTTCCGAATCAGAAGAAGAAATTGAAGAATTATGTGCCGCGGACTTGCCCTCAGCAGAAGATTTCCTTGAGGAA